The following nucleotide sequence is from Populus nigra chromosome 15, ddPopNigr1.1, whole genome shotgun sequence.
GTTAAATATCATGATTATAGTTCATCTTGGGATCTGGCCCACGAATAACCTATTAAACAATTCCAAGTGAATTTATAACCGTCTAGGTTTGGGTACGTGTACACATATGGAGAGGGATCGGTTATTACCACCGCCACCAATGGGCTCATTGAATTGCATGCCCACGTTAGGCTTGTACAATGGCACTCTTCCATTCTTCTCTGTTAGGGGAAATTttgggattgtttttttttgcaaatctTAACAACTCCATTGaggtcataataataataataataataataaatcattatgTTAAACCACTGAATAgtctagaaaaaagaaatggaaaaattaCCCTCACACTTatgtagtttatttatttatttattttatctctattattttaaaaattactatctACATCATTAttcaactcaaaaaattaaaaaaatagtttaccCTAAACTTAATATAAGCACAAACACACAAGCAAtatatcaatttcatttttcaatctcTTTCCCTTCCTTCTTcccttctttctttcaatcaacaatcaatagattgttttaattaaaacaaaaaaacacaaaaattgcaTATACAtcccataacaaaaaaataggtATAATTTGTTCTTTAATATTGCTGGGTTCACTAGACAGGAAGACTTCTTATACCATGAATGAAACCAATCTATTTGCTTTTCGCACTCAGGAATTTTGAAACCCTAAATTTGTTGATTCTTTTGTCAAATTTTGAACAAAACTACAGAAGCCTTGATGGGAGAAGAGCTGGgcatgatattatttatttcagaaGCCTTGAAGGTGGGGGATCTCTGGCGTAATTTAATTGGACATTGACAAATATGGttagctatatatataaatggatCTTTCGAAATGGAGCAAAAGACAGGAATTGAGGATCGGAGGGTGTGTTTAGGCTGCAAGGTTCAGAACACTTGCACAGTTTGATTTTCTCCATTTTTAGTTTCACACTTTGTTAAGCATACATTAAATATCAagtgaaagaaaattaactGGATATATAGTCTCCTTGGAATTTCATGGCCATGTAAAATAGAGTTAGATTTGTTTACTTGCTAATAAGAAAAACAGTGATGTTGTGCATGCATGGTTGGCTTTGTTCCCAGCTTTCATGGAACCAGCTTTAAACAATTCAAACCATGCGCTTATTATGAAATAGATCATCCCACGAACCACAACACCACTTCGAGGGTATATTCGGGTTGGTTGCCCTCTTCGAAACAGTCGAATCCACCAAGCTAAGCAAGCAGGTATGTAGTCATTTATTTAATGAGATGAAGAGCTTTCAATGCTTTCTTAAGTGTAGTATTTTCTTTCAACTTCATCATTAGCTGGGTATTGGCTGAAGACCAAGTGCTTGCTTTCCTGTGCAAATCTATGGAAGCTGCGATTGAGTGCTTCTGGAAAATCTATTttggacccttttttttttttctgtcatatGCCTAGAGGCTAGAAGTTCTATCATAtttgtgttaataaaaataataaatgatgtGGATCTCTTAATTATTTGGTCAAGCAATTTTTAATGAAGTAGATAACAATatgaaaaactgaaaataaaatttgatagaactCTGACTTAGAGATAACCCTatatgtaagaataaaaaggtatgaaaaaagatttgaaccctaagataattttgtatttaagaACCCTAAGTATGTGAATGATACTACAAaaccagttaatctttgataagtcagtgTACATACGATCTTTGTCCTTGCAAAGAAATGTTGTTTTGCcgcaaacaaagaaaagaaaaaaaaatgtttaatctTCAACTTGCTACCTAAACAACAGTTTGTCACTAATTGATCTCACCACACAATGACATAATTagtaaaaacaattacaaaaaactTGACTTTCTTAGGCTGTGGATAATTTTGACACTAAAAAAATCTACTTCACCTTCTTCTCTcattctaaataaatttatagaacaTTCTTCACCTGAAAAGCcgatattttcagtttaattgtACCCAAATCTCCACCAAACTCAACATTATGGTCCCAGTACCTATAATTACCTCTCTAGCCAAAGTTATCACCATATATTTCCCCTCCAAACTGACGATTCTGCTAGTGTGCAAAATGTTCCCTGTGTCTCatgaatatattttcaaaatcaacacTAATCGTGTCATTATCAGCCACAAACTCATCCACATCAGTGTTAACTTGCCTAAGAGCTCTCCTAATTCTTTTCGCTCAAGCTTATTTTGAACCTCATCATAATCATTAATACGTTTTCTCTCCAACCTATCTCCAAATTTATTAGCCATCTAATTCATCCGTTGATTCATAATGTATAACTAAGTTACAATTTCATTATCTCCTTTTTGTGATGCCATGTTGTTGCTTGCCTTCGatattatgctaaaaaaaaattctcactcTCTCACATGTTTACACTCCTTTTATATTTCACTCAAATATATTTACTATGTCTTTTTCCTCTcgtctcactttttttttgtcacttgcAAAATTGATTTCAACAGTGCAAAAAATACTCAAACGACTAAAGACTGAAGAAATAGGTCCCTTATTGAAGTGGGCCTAAAAAACcttttgtaaatatttgagtttaataaaaaacaattagatcttatgttatgatttttttagccactatttttatcttattggaCCAAGTAATATCccattaattcattttttttatcccattaattcataataatatCTATTGAGCCatttacataaatttttttatcacaaatccGATTTAAATGCACAAAACTTTTAGTTTCCATAAGCCCCGACTGCATCAACAGTGCAATGAATAGTTAAATCATcccaagttttttttagctttgttaGTAAATAGTAATGGAACGGTAATTCTACAAATATAGAGAGATCACATAATGTGTTTtgagtaaagaaagaaagaaagaaagagatctcATGggctttgttaattttttcttgaattttttaaaacaagctGGAGTGGGTTTATGTTCTTAGTTTTAGTCaggattcattaattaatttaaaatgccTGTTTCCTGTGAatgtttatttcaaaaatatttttaatcctcgACGTCCTGAGCTCCGCTTAAACATGAGagaaatgttaattttatttagaattaagaATGGATATTTATCTTCGTACAAACGAACCACAGATCTATGTAGAGTTCGTGATAGAGATTCCCATCAACCGTATTGAAGGCAAGCtgattaaaattgatttcaggAAGTTCCACCATAGCTCTACCATTTTTCGTTCttgataaatgaaaaatgatttcCAAGATCTTAGGGTGTTGAGTGAACTTCTAGCTGTTCTGGAGGCATGCCTCGTACGTATGCTACAAGAAAAGCCTCTTCTCTTGAGCTGTACTTCGATTTGAAGTATTCTCTTAATGAAATTTTGAGAtttcaaaagaaagaaggaaatacAGAGTGTTTTTCTCTGTCCAATTTTGTAACTGATGGAGGGAAAAGAAAACAGATTATAATTTGTAACGGGCTTTGATTTACAATATCATTGCTATTGTAAAGACAATCCACTTGCACCATGTTTCGCGGTGGTAATTAAGGAGTTCATCATCGTACTCATGATTGATTTGGCTGACTTGAAACTGGATAGGTTTTGTCCTCTGCAGCTATCCTCAGGTTGAAATTAAAGGCTAGCGCGCTGGAAGTGTTGCTCAAAACTCTCAGGACAGAATGTCAAGTCTTATCTAAAATACCTAACGAGTCTTGTAAAACCTTGAACAATGGATCTCCAAATATAGAAAATTTAGGTGATAGAGGTGTCCAATCTTAGTTGTTCGTATAATTTTAGACATGGAGTTTCCTATATAAGCATTGTTCTTCAGCTTTACTGGCTTCAGTGCGAAGATAGCCTGTGCACGAACACGCTTAatcttgtcttcttcttttcattttgctcTTCAAACTGTTCTTGTTTTATAATTCATCCAGAATCAGAGATGAAGCTGTCAGGTTCTCAGATTGAAATTCTTCTTATTGCGAGTTTAGCATTGCTATGCTCAAGCTCAGCAATAACTGTTGATTATGATTCCAATGCTGTTATCATCAATGGTGAACGGAAAATCATTTTCGCAGGAGCAATTCACTATCCGCGTAGCACGCCTGAGGTATCAGAAACATTATCTTTCAATATGACAATATCGTGAGCCTGAAAGCAACCTAGCTTGTTTGCTTGTTGcgttttttgttgtgtttttttttttcttgtcttctcAAATAAGAAAGTTAAAATGCTAGGCTCATTTTTCCTGTTATACAGATGTGGCCAGAGCTATTCCAGAAGGCTAAGGAAGGTGGCATTGATGCTATTGAAACTTATATCTTCTGGGACCGCCATGAGCCTGTCCGCCGGCAGGTTTGAACTGCTCATGTGCACGTAGTGCTTTATTTTTTCAGCTCAAGCGATTTGATTCCCCGACCTAATTCACCTTCTCTGTTTAAATTGTGCCGAGCCAGTATTATTTCTCTGGGAATCAGGACATTGTAAAATTCTTTAAGCTCGCTCAAGAAGCTGGACTTCACGTCATTCTCCGGATTGGTCCGTATGTTTGTGCTGAATGGTCATACGGGTATGTACCCTTTTTAGTGCTGGACAACTGCAAGTTTTAAAGCAAACTAACTCTGTGCATCTATTTCAAAACTGATGATGTCTGATCTCTCTTTATCAGAGGCTTCCCCATGTGGCTACACAACATTCCAGGGATTGAATTGAGAACGGATAATGAGATTTACAAGGTTTCCATTACTtggaaataattgatttttcttctctgttgCAGTGTTTCTGTTCTGCTCTCTTAATTTCTCTTTATGAACAGAATGAGATGCAAATTTTTACCACCAAGATCGTGGACGTGTGCAAAGAAGCAAAGTTGTTTGCACCACAGGGAGGGCCTATAATTTTAGCACAGGTTTGGCCGCATTTTCTCTCTTGTCGTTTACATAAAGTAGCATTCACATCGGTATGCTGACATTTCTGCTGGGAGATACATAACAGATTGAGAATGAATATGGAAACGTTATGGGACCTTATGGAGACGCAGGGAGAAGGTACGTCAATTGGTGTGCACAGATGGCAGTAGGACAGAACGTTGGAGTCCCATGGATTATGTGCCAGCAGTCTAATGCTCCACAACCCATGGTATCCATTTCTGCTTTGTTTTCCTTGTTCCGTTTTGGTAGTGTAGCTTACGTTAACACCATTTCATATTCTGATTTGGCATTGAAGATTTCTGCTGTATGCTGCCCCACAGATAAATACATGCAATGGATTTTACTGCGACCAGTTCAAGCCAAACAACCCAAAGAGTCCCAAAATGTGGACAGAAAACTGGAGTGGATGGTTTGTTTTCTTCCCGAAGTTTTACGTTGTTTTCCTAATCTCGCAGACTCAAATCTTAAATTAGCAAGCTTAAAACCGTGATGCTGTCCTTCTAGGTTCAAGCTTTGGGGTGGCAGAGATCCATATAGAACTGCTGAAGATTTGGCCTTTTCAGTGGCTCGCTTTATCCAAAATGGCGGAGTCTTGAACAGCTATTATATGGTTAATTGCATACCATATgacattaattaatattctcGGGTTTATTCACATATTTATTCACATATTTTGATCTTTTCCTTGACTAATTCAGTATCATGGAGGAACGAATTTTGGACGCACAGCAGGAGGTCCATACATTACAACATCATATGACTACAATGCTCCCCTGGATGAATACGGTAAGCGTTTTTTAAACCGAGGAAAATCTGCACGCACATGATgaaataatgatgttttaaattcATTGCATATCAATACGATTGGGGGCACTTTGAGATGATGTTGTGCAAAATTATCATTTCCAGGTAATTTGAATCAGCCCAAGTGGGGTCATCTCAAGCAACTTCACGAAGCTATCAAACAGGGGGAGAGAATTCTCACTAATGGCACCGTGACATCCAAGAATTTCTGGGGCGGGGTCGATGTAAGTTAATGTTGATTCCAAAGGAAAGAGGTAACATGAATTTATCGTGTTCTTTTGATTAATGAGAATTCTCTTCTCAATGTTCAGCAAACCGAATACACCAACCAAGGCACTGGAGAGAGATTCTGTTTCTTGAGCAATACAAACATGGAGGAAGCCAATGTAGACTTGGGACAAGATGGGAAGTACTCCTTGCCTGCTTGGTCTGTTACTATTCTTCAAGATTGCAACAAAGAAATTTACAACACTGCAAAGGTTAATACCCAGACCTCAATAATGGTCAAGAAGCTACATGAAGAGGATAAACCAGTTCAACTTTCCTGGACGTGGGCACCAGAACCCATGAAAGGCGTACTCCAAGGAAAGGGTAGATTTAGAGCCACCGAGCTTCTTGAGCAGAAAGAAACAACTGTTGATACTACTGACTATTTGTGGTACATGACTAGGTAATAAGCTTAAAAGCTGGAAATTATCCAGCAACCGTTTCATTGTCTTGGGCTGCATATTTCCAGGTCATGACATGGAAGACTAATCCTTTGATGCAGTGTTAACCTTAACGAGACAACACTGAAGAAGTGGACTAATGTGACCCTGCGAGTTGGCACAAGAGGCCATGCACTTCATGCTTACGTTAACAAGAAGGAGATAGGTAATTCCAATTTGATAGAAATGACTTAAATCTGCGGGACGACTAAAAATTATTGTCAATTATCGTACTAGTTTTAATTAGCTAAACTTGAATCTCCTCTGTTGACGAAATTCAGGAACCCAGTTTTCCAAGCAAGCCAACGCTCAACAATCAGTCAAGGGAGATGATTACAGTTTTCTATTTGAGAAGCCAGTTACTCTCACTTCTGGGACTAACACCATAAGCTTACTCAGTGCCACTGTTGGATTGGCTGTATGTTCTCTATTCGTTTACCAACCACATTTTTCATAATCTACTCTTGCTAATATTaccttttcttctccatttgctcacattttcaattttacctcTTTTCTTCTGGGAAGAATTATGGTcaatattatgataaaaaaccTGTTGGCATTGCTGAAGGCCCCGTCCAGTTGGTAGCAAATGGGAAACCTTTTATGGACTTGACATCATATCAGTGGTCTTACAAGGTACGCCCCGCAAAAATCCTgcagaaaataacaattaatggGTGTTTATTCAAACTTATGATTATCACTTCATTCTTTATATGAAGATTGGGTTGAGCGGTGAGGCCAAAAGATACAATGATCCACATTCACCACATGCCAGTAAATTTACTGCCAGTGATAACCTTCCTACCGGAAGAGCCATGACATGGTACAAGGTAAATTAATACGTTCTAATCCTTGAAACCTCGGTGAAAATATTTTGTGAAATGTTCAGGTATGGGTTTAGAACTTATGTTTCTAATTAAGTTATCACTGTGTGTGTCCAGACCACATTTGCCAGTCCTTCAGGTACTGAACCAGTAGTGGTAGACTTGCTAGGCATGGGCAAAGGGCATGCCTGGGTGAATGGAAAAAGCCTTGGTCGCTTCTGGCCTACGCAAATTGCCGATGCCAAAGGATGCCCTGACACTTGTGACTACCGTGGATCTTATAATGGTGATAAATGTGTGACGAACTGCGGCAATCCTTCTCAAAGATGGTACCATATCCCAAGGTCATACCTTAATAAGGATGGCCAAAACACCTTGATCTTGTTTGAGGAAGTGGGCGGGAACCCTACAAATGTGTCGTTCCAGATTGTTGCTGTCGAGACAATATGTGGAAATGCATATGAAGGAAGCACATTAGAATTGTCATGCGAAGGTGGCAGAACCATCTCAGACATTGAATTCGCCAGCTATGGAGACCCTGAGGGAACATGCGGCGCATTCATGAAGGGCTCCTTCTACGCCACTCGCAGTGCGGCAGTAGTGGAAAAGGTAGCAAAAACGCTGGTAGTATTCTTTAGGGATATAATTTTTCACATATCTTATTTATTGACTCAAATTATGATCCTTAACTTGCAGGCATGTGTTGGGAAACAGAGCTGTGGAATTCTTGTATCAGGTGAAACATTTGGATTAACGAAGCGTTCTGACATTGCCAATAGGCTGGCGGTGCAAGCTGTCTGCACTGGGTACATTGACAACGATCTCGAGTCCCTGAAGAATAAGAATAACAACTCAAAACAATGAAGGCGTTCTATATGCATATCTTTCTTACGCCTTTGACTCATTAGCAAAATCATATCTTTGTACACAATTCATTTATTACAGTATATAAAAGTAGCTTCTCTTTGTGTGATCTTCAACTTTGATCATTATGAAGGCAAGATTcatattaatttcttctttaattattatattttcaagctAGAAACATAACTGAGCATAAATGCGATTAAGATAGAGACCAAAGATATACGGAATggcaaaaggaaagaagaaaaaaaaacgtaaaTAAAACTTGATCTCCTGGGAGGCAATTTCACCATACATAACTAAGTATAAATGAGTTTTAACAGTTTAATTGACACGACTCCTAGTTTCCAGGGATTAGCACAGGCCTagcatgatatttttattttcaaaatgaacTCAAAAACCATTCAAGGAGTTTCTGTCAAGTTAGCATTATATCTTGGTTAAACTGGGTTTAAATAGTTAGATGGATATGTCTTCTAATTTTAAGAACCGATGTTGTAAACATAAcgtgatgtttttatttaaaaacaagattaatACCAAGTCTACGAGTCTCGTCAAAGTAGGATTGATGTGGGTTgagcatattattttgatcatcttttttctttaaatgataataaatggtCAAGAAATTTAAGtagataaaaaatagttaaaaaaatacaaagtaaaaatttaaaaaaaaaatcattgagctATACGAACATCTATCAATAGTAATTCCTTGtgaataaatttagaaaataatttaaacaataagTAGCATATGTGAAATGAATTTAGGAGAAACACATAGTTAAATAGTTAAAGTAACTTTTTTCTAGGAAAATGATATGGTAAGGATGATTTTTATTTCCATAAATTCAACCAATCCCTTACTTAGATTTATGaaaccaatatattttttaaaattcttaatttccTTAATTTTGGAGGTCTtcacattttatttaattttgaaggtcTTATTTTATGTTGGGTGTAACAATccctttgaaaaaatcaaatttaagacCAACCCATTTTGCTTTCAGTAATATTGGTTGCTTTCACTAATGCAAGTCTAAGATCGAGTAACTAAAAACCcaaataagaagagaaaaataataaagatgagaGGAAAATAAATTCAGTTAGGAGAAAAGTTAGACaaataattgagtttaataagccAAGAATTGAGTTgaagaaggtaaaaaaaatacaagaatgatTTAGGTTGtaattgaaaaagtaattaaggaAAAAGCATTTAATTTggctttaattaaaataatggaaGAACCAAGGACTAAATTGTAGATAAAAGCCAAATTAGAAGGTTCAATTATGgataaaagtgaaaagaaaatccaaaattaaaacctattgaatgaaaattaaaaactttaaaacataatggttgtaatgaaaaaaaaactttcaaaactcaattaaagtTTCTAAAAAACTGATGTTGTCTTAACCCTATAAGTATTCATCTTCCTAAATTCAATCCTCAAATcacataaaaacaatcaaacttgTTACAAATCTTCATCAATTCAAGCCCCTCAATTTAAGCCAATTCAATCCCACAAATCAATCTCTAAATTCCAACTCAATTAATCACAACTCATAATTCCAGCATTTCCTCTCTCCATTAAGTGAAATGTATGCAGGAGATAGGGTGTGTGCCCCTTTTAGGAAAGTTGTTGCGATGttgcggtcgcacaaattaattaccctagcttaaaacagacaagatagtatagagcaagcaaggggttgatcccacgaggaagtttcaagtcagatttttatgttgtacgttatgtaatcggggggatttggtttgtgattatctaaactatggcagcaattaaactagcaaacaaaatcaattaaaaccgaaacttatcaagaaaacaaacattggtcgcaagcacacatccaccaacggaaattagaaccaatccttgaaacgaaaattgcagtttatgttctgaaattttatcttttcttaacgttgattaattaacggatccgtcgtataactaatcctaaccaataaacaatcaaagtatccgcactaatgattcaatttaatggtagctttaagaactagataatttcatcaagattaacatacaagctgtccgcagcttgtgtcactttgttcaaatgttctctctaagttcaataacgtagttccgctacaattatcaagcttagttgcttcacaagttcatatatcacaactccggttttgatattaaacttagcaatagattgttcacaacaataacttagagtccgctctagcaatcatcaacaacaatcataggaaatatgaataggaaaaaaatcatactcattcataacataaacttaaaataaaaggaagaataaatctcatggttcttgaaatccgaaggtttgttgtgttcctgcaaccaagaaaagagcttagccttgcataactattgaacaactacttctaaagaatgaaaagagtataatttttgggtttatagaggagagaatttgtgtttattctctgctggctgctgcctccttctgctctccctcttttctgctggctgctgcctcttctctctttctttttatatgctaagaaaccctagtctctattttacaaaatagtccttccttaagttggcagtttacattcaagtacttcaataactattttccctaaaaagaagaaatagtcttgcatgaaatcttcaagctctgacttagaggagctaaattgctgatataaaaagtTGGATGTTGGTtaagatgcttcggaatgtaatttggactcgtttcttcacgaaacctgtttgctggcagaattcagttgtcatctttgaaaaatcatatctccctcatatgacatcttgtTTTGCTGATATTTGTAGCGTGGATAGGTAtgtgaattaggaatccaagaaaattgagtttgcatcaattggacttctgtagctccagatattaaattttgtatagccaaaggtcaacattggcagaatgcgagatttgactttgcaggatgtggtttccatgatctttctctttttatttttcttgcattacatatACAGAAAGGTATTGATGTTAGCTTTTTattgccactggaatcacttcatttcgatctctagaactcacgctctgcacaaaacatcgactaaacattaaatctgccaattacctccaatttactcctttttgcatctttcatccaaaagtaccttcaaaacataaaacaaagaatatcaagacgttttatatataaaacatggacaaaacattaggtagatgtgggtgaaactatcgaataatatagtTACATCAAAAGTAAAATGCTAAGATAGCTAGATATTGGCTACCCAAAGTGGTGCAATCTCTTACTCAAATTCCATTACCAGGGAATGTACAAGTATCTTGTGTGGCACAAATTCTATCAAATAGTGTCCGttcatggtggatcatggtGAGAGAAAGGTGAGAGGTGCTGACTTGGGGTAACTTCAAGTCTGAATTTGAAAGAAGGTATTATTCTCGATAACATCATTGAGATAAAGAACATGCGTTCTTGTCACCAGGATAAGGTAACATGACAATGTTGTACTATAAGAGGCGATTCTAGAACCTCTCTATGTTTGCTACTACTATGGTGCCGATTATATAGCATCATATTGATAGACTAAGAGACTAAGAGATAGACTCCGACATGAGCTCAGAAAAGGATTGATTGCCTTACAACCCAAAACTGTAAGGGAGTTAGTAAAGGCAGCTCAATCTCCAAAGGTTGTGttgtaatagaaaaataagGTGATTGTTATGGGGAACAAATGAGacttggaaaaataaaagacatgatGTATTCTATTAAGAAACCACCTTTACctaagaaagaaaagagtggGTTATTTTCTGGACAGTTCAACAAAAAAAGGAGCAACTTTGCTAGTTGTGAGTTCTTAGGAAAATCAATACAATCTGGTGGTGGAGGATTCTCTAGAAAATCTATAAGCCTAAAGACTAATTCAGCTGGGGGTTCTATAATACAAAGAGTGTCACCTTTTTCTTTGTATGGAAAGTGCAACTAGAAGTATCCTAGAGATTGTTCAATAAGAATGGACAGGTGTTACACTAAATACAACAGCCTTATTAGCATACCCAAATATGTGCATATGACTTAAGAAGCAAGACAAATATATAAACAAGCAAATAAGAAACTACATTATAATTTCACGAGTAACAAATGAATTTGTACGCAAAATAGACATTCTTGCAAAAGAAAGCATATGCaaaggttataaaaaaaaattaatataacaccTAAATATGTCAATTATAATGTTATTATACTGTTAGAATTGAGAAataacaaaagcaaaacaagTTTGAATTAATAATGTGAATTAGACTCGTTACGACAAATTTCAATCCCAAATTTAGTTCTTATAgcaaaaaaaactccaaatgacctcaaattGTATACGAGGTGTGATTAGAACCTTAAAATGCAACATATAAAATTGgagaattttctaaatttattttacctaAAATTCCCTTATGATACGAAACTAACTTTTTACGTAAGTTTTAATCCTGACTTTCATTACTATAGCAAACAATCTTCAAATGACTTCAAATTTTATATAGGGTGCGAGTACGACTCCTAGAAATAGTATATATTTgagaattttatgaatttttttggttcaaattcttttttatttgtgtacTGTGACAGATTCAATAAAAGTGATTTTTGGACATTCCTttcccctctttctttttttttctttttatgctacTAATATATTATGAGactgaaacaaattaaaataatttcttttttctaaagaactctaaattcatagttttattaTGAAACAAACAAAGCTAGAATGACATCAAACAATCACAAAAGGATAAATTTTGATGAGTGAAAAGGGTTATAGATATAAACCCtaaattcatagttttattacaaaaataagtCTAATAATATTTGTCATTCAAAGAGATTTACAAGTCCTTtaaatatgttagaaaaaacctatctttctattaaaaaaatcagaatccaaaagcataaagaaaaattacataatAGCCATAACAAcataataaatcaagaaaaataataaaattgcaaGCCTAATTTCAAAATACTCAAACAACTAAAGACTGAAGAAATAGGTCCCTTATTGAAGTGGg
It contains:
- the LOC133674691 gene encoding beta-galactosidase 7-like: MDIYLRTNEPQIYVEFVIEIPINRIEESEMKLSGSQIEILLIASLALLCSSSAITVDYDSNAVIINGERKIIFAGAIHYPRSTPEMWPELFQKAKEGGIDAIETYIFWDRHEPVRRQYYFSGNQDIVKFFKLAQEAGLHVILRIGPYVCAEWSYGGFPMWLHNIPGIELRTDNEIYKNEMQIFTTKIVDVCKEAKLFAPQGGPIILAQIENEYGNVMGPYGDAGRRYVNWCAQMAVGQNVGVPWIMCQQSNAPQPMINTCNGFYCDQFKPNNPKSPKMWTENWSGWFKLWGGRDPYRTAEDLAFSVARFIQNGGVLNSYYMYHGGTNFGRTAGGPYITTSYDYNAPLDEYGNLNQPKWGHLKQLHEAIKQGERILTNGTVTSKNFWGGVDQTEYTNQGTGERFCFLSNTNMEEANVDLGQDGKYSLPAWSVTILQDCNKEIYNTAKVNTQTSIMVKKLHEEDKPVQLSWTWAPEPMKGVLQGKGRFRATELLEQKETTVDTTDYLWYMTSVNLNETTLKKWTNVTLRVGTRGHALHAYVNKKEIGTQFSKQANAQQSVKGDDYSFLFEKPVTLTSGTNTISLLSATVGLANYGQYYDKKPVGIAEGPVQLVANGKPFMDLTSYQWSYKIGLSGEAKRYNDPHSPHASKFTASDNLPTGRAMTWYKTTFASPSGTEPVVVDLLGMGKGHAWVNGKSLGRFWPTQIADAKGCPDTCDYRGSYNGDKCVTNCGNPSQRWYHIPRSYLNKDGQNTLILFEEVGGNPTNVSFQIVAVETICGNAYEGSTLELSCEGGRTISDIEFASYGDPEGTCGAFMKGSFYATRSAAVVEKACVGKQSCGILVSGETFGLTKRSDIANRLAVQAVCTGYIDNDLESLKNKNNNSKQ